One genomic window of Ilyobacter polytropus DSM 2926 includes the following:
- the thiC gene encoding phosphomethylpyrimidine synthase ThiC: MSYMTQMEAARKGIFTKEMEIVLKEESISKKDLMEKMAQGKIVIPANKNHKSLSPKGIGEGLKTKINVNLGVSEDCCDQELELEKVMNSIKLGADAIMDLSTFGDTRGFRRKLADMSPAALGTVPMYDAVAKYGKDIASMTVEDLFKVVEEHCEDGMDFLTIHAGLNLTCVERLQKNNRLTKIVSRGGSILYEWMIKNNKENPFYEHYDRLLDICRKYDVTLSLGDGLRPGSLKDATDAPQIQELIILGELTKAAWEKDVQVMIEGPGHVPLNEIATNMQLEKKLCHGAPFYVLGPIVTDIAPGYDHITSAIGGAIAASNGADFLCYVTPAEHLRLPTAEDVKEGIIASKIAAHVGDIAKGIKGAIDWDHAMSEARGTLNWQKMFDLCIDREKAIEYRRSVIESSKGEACTMCGDLCPIKRCNEIA; the protein is encoded by the coding sequence ATGTCTTATATGACTCAGATGGAAGCTGCAAGAAAGGGTATATTCACTAAGGAGATGGAGATCGTATTGAAGGAGGAATCAATCTCTAAAAAAGATCTCATGGAAAAAATGGCTCAGGGAAAGATTGTAATCCCTGCAAATAAAAACCACAAATCTCTTTCGCCTAAGGGTATAGGGGAGGGACTCAAGACCAAAATCAACGTAAATTTGGGAGTTTCAGAAGACTGCTGCGATCAGGAGTTAGAACTTGAAAAGGTTATGAATTCAATAAAACTCGGAGCAGATGCAATAATGGATTTAAGTACATTTGGGGACACAAGAGGTTTCAGAAGAAAGCTGGCAGATATGTCTCCCGCAGCCTTAGGGACTGTGCCCATGTACGATGCCGTTGCAAAATACGGAAAAGATATAGCATCTATGACTGTAGAAGACCTTTTCAAAGTAGTAGAAGAACACTGTGAAGACGGTATGGATTTCCTCACAATACATGCAGGTTTGAATCTTACCTGTGTAGAGAGACTTCAAAAGAATAACAGACTTACAAAGATTGTCAGTAGAGGGGGATCTATCTTATATGAATGGATGATAAAAAATAATAAAGAAAACCCATTCTACGAGCATTATGACAGACTTCTCGATATATGCAGAAAGTATGACGTAACCCTTAGTCTAGGAGATGGACTAAGACCTGGAAGTTTAAAAGATGCTACAGATGCACCTCAAATCCAGGAGCTTATAATCTTAGGAGAACTCACAAAGGCAGCGTGGGAAAAAGATGTACAGGTTATGATAGAAGGTCCCGGCCATGTCCCTTTAAATGAGATAGCTACCAATATGCAGCTTGAAAAAAAACTATGCCATGGTGCACCATTCTATGTATTAGGTCCTATTGTTACAGATATAGCTCCAGGTTATGACCATATCACTTCTGCAATCGGGGGAGCTATCGCTGCATCTAACGGAGCTGATTTCCTCTGCTATGTAACTCCTGCAGAACACCTTAGACTTCCTACGGCTGAAGATGTAAAAGAGGGAATCATAGCCTCAAAAATTGCTGCCCACGTAGGAGATATTGCCAAGGGAATCAAAGGTGCCATCGATTGGGATCATGCTATGAGTGAGGCCAGAGGAACTCTCAACTGGCAAAAGATGTTTGATCTATGTATTGACCGTGAAAAAGCCATAGAATATCGTCGTTCTGTAATAGAATCTTCAAAAGGAGAAGCATGTACAATGTGCGGCGACCTCTGCCCCATTAAAAGATGCAATGAGATTGCCTAA
- the thiS gene encoding sulfur carrier protein ThiS — protein MEIILNGEKTTIPTKENLLQYIKELSQQWEISLDGAVVLINDQIIKKDNWKNTLISDGDLLEVLSFVSGG, from the coding sequence ATGGAGATAATATTAAACGGAGAAAAGACAACAATTCCCACGAAAGAAAATCTTTTACAATATATCAAAGAACTGAGCCAACAGTGGGAAATCAGTTTAGATGGTGCAGTAGTTCTTATAAATGATCAGATAATAAAAAAAGACAATTGGAAAAACACACTGATCAGTGATGGTGATTTATTGGAAGTTTTATCGTTTGTTTCAGGTGGATAA
- a CDS encoding thiazole synthase, which yields MNNKLILGGHVFQSRLLTGTGKFSDKNLIEPMLDSSNSQIITMALRRIDFKNPKENILNYIPKNVTLLPNTSGARTAEEAIKIARIAREAGCGDFIKIEIINDMKYLMPDNQETIKATKVLADEGFVVLPYMMPDLIAAKKLEDAGAAAVMPLGAPIGSNRGLETRALIEMLNDNKRVPIIVDAGIGKPSHAAEAMEMGCDAVLVNTAIATAYDPVKMGRAFSLAVEAGREAHLAKMAEEKKYASASSPLTGFLFRGEEK from the coding sequence ATGAACAACAAACTTATTTTAGGCGGACACGTTTTCCAAAGCAGACTTCTCACAGGAACTGGAAAATTTTCAGATAAAAACCTTATTGAACCTATGTTAGATTCCAGCAATTCTCAAATAATAACAATGGCACTAAGACGAATCGACTTTAAAAATCCAAAGGAAAATATATTAAATTACATTCCTAAAAATGTAACACTTTTACCAAACACATCAGGGGCTAGGACTGCTGAAGAGGCAATCAAAATAGCCCGTATAGCAAGGGAAGCAGGATGCGGTGACTTCATAAAAATAGAAATTATAAACGATATGAAGTACCTAATGCCTGATAATCAGGAAACTATAAAGGCGACTAAAGTCCTTGCTGATGAAGGTTTCGTTGTGCTTCCATATATGATGCCAGATCTCATAGCCGCAAAAAAACTAGAGGATGCCGGAGCCGCCGCAGTTATGCCTTTAGGAGCTCCCATCGGATCTAACAGAGGTCTTGAAACAAGAGCTCTTATTGAGATGCTAAATGACAACAAGAGAGTACCTATAATTGTCGACGCAGGAATTGGGAAACCCTCTCATGCTGCTGAGGCAATGGAAATGGGATGTGATGCTGTACTCGTAAACACTGCCATTGCAACTGCTTATGATCCTGTAAAAATGGGAAGGGCATTTTCTCTGGCCGTAGAAGCCGGTCGTGAAGCTCACCTTGCCAAAATGGCAGAAGAAAAAAAATATGCAAGTGCCAGCTCTCCCCTAACAGGATTTCTTTTTAGAGGTGAAGAAAAATGA
- the thiH gene encoding 2-iminoacetate synthase ThiH has product MSFYDLMKGWEDFDFEAYFSEVSHEDIIRTLQKDKLEELDLLNLLSPQAQYFLEEIAKKSYAVTRQHFGNIISLYIPLYVSNYCTNHCIYCGFNKENKIIRKHLSLKEVEKELVAISKTGMSHIILLTGEAEGLIDINYLKGIVEKATKYFPSVSIEVLPLETDDYQVLKQSGLDGLTVYQEVYDEDIYDQVHISGGKKNYRFRLDTPERGAKAGLRNINIAPLFGLGEIKKEAFFAGLHLKYLTDKYLNTEFGVSLPRINSAEGGFKAFHKMDDTAFIQVMMAYRLFQPKAGITVSTRESHEFRNNIMPLGVTKFSAGSKTGVGGYAEKDLSTCQFEISDKSSIEETEKAIRERGFQPVYKDWHTI; this is encoded by the coding sequence ATGAGTTTCTACGACTTAATGAAAGGGTGGGAGGATTTTGACTTTGAAGCTTATTTTTCTGAAGTTTCTCATGAGGATATAATAAGAACACTTCAAAAAGACAAGTTGGAAGAACTAGATCTTTTAAACTTACTCTCTCCACAGGCCCAATATTTTTTAGAAGAGATAGCTAAAAAATCCTATGCTGTGACGAGACAGCACTTTGGGAATATTATCTCACTTTATATCCCCCTATACGTCTCAAACTACTGCACAAACCACTGTATTTACTGTGGATTTAACAAAGAAAACAAAATTATAAGAAAACACCTCTCCCTAAAAGAGGTTGAAAAAGAACTTGTAGCTATATCCAAGACTGGGATGTCCCATATAATCCTTCTCACAGGGGAGGCAGAAGGTCTTATCGATATAAATTATCTCAAGGGAATTGTTGAAAAGGCGACAAAATATTTCCCCTCTGTGTCTATAGAGGTGCTTCCTCTAGAAACCGATGATTACCAAGTTTTAAAACAATCCGGATTAGACGGTCTAACAGTATACCAAGAGGTCTATGATGAAGATATCTATGATCAGGTTCATATTTCAGGAGGTAAGAAGAATTATAGATTTCGTTTAGATACCCCAGAAAGAGGTGCAAAGGCAGGTCTTAGAAATATCAATATTGCTCCTCTTTTTGGACTTGGAGAGATAAAAAAAGAAGCTTTTTTTGCCGGCCTGCATTTGAAATATCTCACTGATAAGTATCTAAATACTGAATTTGGAGTCTCTCTTCCTAGGATAAATAGTGCAGAAGGAGGCTTCAAAGCTTTTCATAAAATGGATGATACAGCCTTTATCCAGGTGATGATGGCCTATAGATTATTTCAACCTAAGGCAGGAATAACTGTTTCTACAAGGGAGAGTCATGAGTTTAGAAATAATATAATGCCGCTAGGAGTTACAAAATTTTCGGCAGGGTCTAAAACAGGAGTCGGAGGCTATGCAGAAAAAGATTTGTCCACGTGCCAGTTTGAAATAAGTGACAAGAGCAGTATAGAGGAAACTGAAAAAGCCATAAGAGAAAGGGGGTTTCAGCCTGTCTACAAAGACTGGCACACAATATGA
- the thiF gene encoding sulfur carrier protein ThiS adenylyltransferase ThiF yields MKIGIAGAGGIGSNVAVHLVRTGISELKIADFDIIEKSNLNRQFYFHHQIGASKVETLKKNLLDINPDGNFYVENIKLNRENMSDFFYDCDIVIEAFDKSKYKTMLIEEIYPLGKLIVSASGIAHWDLGNINIKEVMPNLFVVGDFEKGIENFKTYSPKVSIAAAIMANIALEKGGFYEK; encoded by the coding sequence ATGAAAATAGGTATAGCAGGAGCCGGAGGAATAGGGTCAAATGTTGCAGTCCACCTTGTAAGAACGGGAATATCAGAGCTAAAAATAGCAGATTTTGACATTATAGAAAAATCAAATCTAAACAGGCAGTTCTACTTTCACCATCAGATAGGCGCCTCTAAGGTAGAAACTCTGAAAAAAAATCTGTTGGATATAAACCCCGATGGTAATTTTTATGTTGAGAATATAAAGCTTAACAGGGAAAATATGTCAGATTTTTTTTATGATTGTGACATTGTAATAGAGGCCTTTGATAAATCAAAATACAAAACAATGCTTATAGAGGAGATATACCCTCTAGGTAAGTTAATTGTCTCAGCATCGGGAATAGCCCACTGGGATCTTGGAAATATAAATATAAAAGAAGTAATGCCAAACCTTTTTGTGGTGGGAGATTTTGAGAAGGGAATCGAAAATTTTAAGACATATTCTCCCAAGGTGTCCATAGCAGCTGCAATTATGGCGAATATTGCCCTCGAAAAAGGAGGTTTTTATGAGAAGTAG
- the thiE gene encoding thiamine phosphate synthase produces the protein MRSRITIPTGLYGITGEAFSNGKSNLQCVESMIKAGIKIIQYREKDKPLRDKINDIKKIRELCRENEVLFIINDHVDMAILVDADGVHVGQEDMHPSDVRQLIGPDKIIGLSTHSQEEGLACLEEDIDYIGVGPVFPTTTKDRKAVGLEYLDFAVKNLDIPFVAIGGIKEHNIETILEAGAKRICLVSEIIGAKDITKKIQKLNQIIEKKY, from the coding sequence ATGAGAAGTAGAATAACTATCCCGACAGGTCTTTACGGGATCACAGGAGAGGCCTTTTCCAATGGAAAAAGCAATCTGCAGTGCGTAGAAAGCATGATCAAAGCAGGGATAAAGATAATACAGTACAGAGAAAAAGATAAACCTCTAAGAGATAAGATCAATGACATAAAAAAGATAAGAGAGCTCTGCAGAGAAAATGAGGTTCTTTTCATCATAAACGACCATGTGGATATGGCAATATTAGTAGATGCCGATGGTGTACATGTTGGACAGGAAGATATGCACCCTTCAGATGTCAGGCAGCTAATAGGCCCTGATAAAATCATAGGTCTTTCTACCCACTCACAAGAAGAGGGACTAGCATGCCTAGAAGAAGATATCGATTATATAGGTGTAGGACCCGTATTCCCTACTACTACCAAGGACAGAAAAGCAGTTGGACTTGAATATTTGGACTTTGCAGTTAAAAACTTGGATATTCCTTTCGTGGCTATAGGAGGAATAAAAGAGCATAACATAGAAACGATATTAGAGGCAGGGGCTAAAAGAATCTGCCTGGTGAGCGAGATTATAGGGGCTAAAGATATAACCAAAAAAATTCAAAAGCTAAATCAAATAATAGAAAAAAAATATTAA
- the minE gene encoding cell division topological specificity factor MinE, which produces MSFFDMFKKSGSKNVAKDRLKLVLIHDRAMLSPRVLDDMKNDLITVISKYVDIDIDSLNIEISEDDKQSRKTALIANIPIKNTKF; this is translated from the coding sequence ATGAGTTTTTTCGATATGTTTAAGAAGAGTGGCTCTAAAAATGTAGCCAAAGATAGATTGAAGCTTGTTTTAATTCATGATAGAGCTATGCTATCTCCAAGAGTTCTCGATGATATGAAAAATGATCTGATAACTGTAATCTCCAAATATGTGGACATAGATATAGATAGTCTGAACATCGAGATATCAGAGGATGATAAACAGAGCAGGAAAACAGCTTTGATAGCAAACATACCTATAAAAAATACAAAATTTTAA
- the minD gene encoding septum site-determining protein MinD: MAKVIVITSGKGGVGKTTTTANLGVGLALQGKKTLLIDADIGLRNLDVVMGLENRIVYDLVDVIEGHCRIRQALIKDKRCDNLFLLPAAQTKDKNSVNPEQMKTLIEALKEDFDFIIVDCPAGIEQGFKNAISAADQALIVTTPEISAVRDADRIIGLLDANEIKDSKLIVNRIKVDMVKEGNMLDISDIVDILAVDVMGIIPDDENIIISTNKGEPLIFKGSSLAAKAYGNISQRVIGNEVSFLELPSRGGIFNKLRGIFKR; the protein is encoded by the coding sequence ATGGCAAAAGTAATTGTTATAACTTCTGGTAAAGGTGGAGTAGGAAAGACCACCACTACGGCAAATTTGGGTGTGGGTCTTGCTCTTCAGGGCAAGAAGACTCTTCTTATTGATGCTGATATCGGATTAAGAAATTTAGATGTTGTTATGGGACTTGAAAACAGGATAGTTTATGATCTTGTTGATGTAATAGAGGGACACTGCAGAATAAGGCAGGCTCTTATAAAGGATAAGAGGTGTGACAATCTCTTTCTACTTCCTGCGGCTCAGACAAAGGATAAAAACTCAGTTAACCCTGAGCAGATGAAGACACTTATAGAGGCTCTAAAAGAAGATTTTGATTTCATAATAGTTGACTGTCCAGCAGGTATAGAACAAGGATTCAAAAATGCAATCTCAGCAGCAGATCAGGCTCTAATTGTAACAACTCCTGAAATATCAGCAGTGAGGGATGCAGATAGAATCATCGGTCTTTTGGATGCAAATGAGATAAAAGATTCTAAACTTATAGTAAACCGTATAAAAGTGGACATGGTAAAAGAAGGGAATATGCTTGATATATCAGACATAGTTGATATTCTTGCAGTAGACGTAATGGGGATCATTCCTGATGATGAAAATATTATAATATCTACAAATAAAGGGGAACCTCTTATATTTAAAGGAAGTTCTTTGGCTGCTAAGGCATATGGAAATATATCCCAAAGGGTCATAGGAAACGAGGTAAGCTTTTTAGAGCTCCCTTCAAGAGGGGGGATTTTTAATAAATTAAGAGGAATCTTTAAGAGGTAG
- a CDS encoding septum site-determining protein MinC, translating to MDNYVILKGKEDRLVIHLDAEIDYETLKKNLEEKLREAEKFLKNAKVAIEFSNRSLSEHEENQLVEIIRRESDIQITYIMSNGKSFIGNFIIPETIIDEGVTKFYKGNLRSGQSVHYEGNLVVLGDINPGAIVTAKGNIVVLGYLNGTAYAGIEDEDEAFISALKMNPIQLRIGKNIARNPAEDMLVTNRVKKEGSLEVAYIKDGKMHIEDFNKITLRDIMKI from the coding sequence ATGGATAATTATGTTATTTTAAAGGGAAAAGAGGACAGACTTGTAATTCATTTAGATGCTGAAATTGATTATGAAACACTGAAGAAAAATCTTGAAGAAAAACTCAGAGAAGCAGAGAAATTTTTGAAAAATGCAAAAGTTGCCATAGAGTTTTCAAATAGAAGTCTTTCAGAGCATGAGGAAAATCAGCTTGTTGAAATAATCAGAAGGGAAAGTGATATCCAAATAACTTATATTATGTCAAATGGTAAATCCTTTATAGGAAACTTTATCATACCTGAAACTATAATAGATGAAGGAGTGACAAAATTTTATAAGGGGAACCTGAGGTCCGGTCAAAGTGTACACTATGAAGGGAATCTGGTTGTTCTAGGGGACATAAATCCCGGAGCCATAGTAACTGCAAAAGGAAATATAGTAGTTTTGGGCTATCTAAACGGTACGGCCTACGCAGGTATAGAGGATGAAGATGAGGCTTTTATAAGTGCCTTAAAAATGAACCCCATCCAGCTGAGAATAGGGAAAAATATTGCCAGAAATCCAGCAGAGGACATGCTTGTCACAAATAGGGTAAAAAAAGAAGGCAGCTTGGAAGTAGCATATATAAAAGACGGAAAGATGCATATAGAGGATTTTAACAAGATAACACTGAGAGACATTATGAAAATCTAG
- a CDS encoding EI24 domain-containing protein: protein MRGIYLAGESFFEAFSVIKKGKMRKFYLLPGVINLILINLLYRLSKYVSFNIFSKLETYFNLSNYENIAFMVIKVIIIVLSFLLYFLMYKALLLIVLSPFLNYISERTERTLDNRKFEFSFRDNIRFIWRGIVISCKSFSKEMIGTLILLLLGIIPFLSLTIPFFIFLLQAYYIGFSFMDYTLERHNYSSEESLIFLKKNWVFSAFSGALFTVVFLIPLVGVFIAPLVSCVAVTLGTLKIINNEKYN, encoded by the coding sequence ATGCGTGGTATCTATCTTGCAGGCGAATCTTTTTTCGAAGCTTTTTCTGTGATCAAAAAAGGTAAAATGAGAAAATTCTATCTCTTACCCGGTGTTATAAACCTCATACTTATTAACCTTCTTTATAGATTGAGTAAGTATGTTTCATTTAATATTTTTTCAAAACTTGAAACTTATTTCAACCTAAGTAATTATGAAAATATCGCTTTTATGGTCATAAAGGTCATAATTATAGTTCTATCCTTCTTGTTGTATTTTCTCATGTACAAGGCTCTTCTTCTGATAGTTCTTTCACCCTTTCTGAACTATATCTCAGAAAGAACCGAGAGGACACTGGACAACAGGAAATTTGAATTTTCCTTCAGAGATAATATAAGATTTATCTGGAGAGGTATAGTTATTTCCTGTAAAAGTTTTTCAAAAGAGATGATAGGAACTCTAATTCTTTTACTTCTGGGAATAATACCGTTTTTAAGTCTTACGATTCCTTTTTTCATTTTCCTTCTTCAGGCATATTATATTGGGTTTTCATTTATGGATTATACCCTTGAAAGACACAATTATTCTTCAGAGGAAAGTCTGATTTTTTTGAAAAAAAACTGGGTTTTTTCAGCCTTTAGCGGAGCTTTATTTACCGTGGTATTTCTGATCCCCCTTGTTGGAGTCTTTATAGCACCTTTAGTTTCCTGTGTTGCCGTTACCCTCGGAACTCTGAAAATAATAAACAATGAAAAATATAATTAA
- a CDS encoding Na+/H+ antiporter NhaC family protein, with translation MKTKGEFKGLIPFIIFVTIYLGSGIVLGMAGVEMSFYQLPAPIAAFAGIISAFILFKGSIEEKFKDFIKGCGHEDIMVMCIIYLLAGAFGGVSNAMGGVDSVVNMGLTFIPVHYIPAGLFVIGAFISTSTGTSVGSIVAIAPVAVGLAESSGISMALTLAAVMGGSMFGDNLSVISDTTIAATRTQGVEMRDKFRANISLALPAAIITIIMLVVLGRPEGMIDMAATYNYDVVKVIPYLVVLVLAIAGVNVFAVLTGGILLSGLIGLFKGDFTLLSFSNEIYNGFSGMQEIFLLSLLTGGLAQMVTKAGGIQWLLESVQKKITGRRSAQFGVAALVAMTDAAVANNTVAIIINGPLAKEVSEKYCVEGKRSAALLDIFSCIVQGVIPYGAQMLILLSFSKGTVTPFEVIPLLWYQHILAVFAFIYILRDKEVKSELNENLA, from the coding sequence ATGAAAACCAAAGGTGAATTTAAAGGTCTGATACCTTTTATAATATTTGTGACAATATATCTAGGAAGTGGAATTGTCTTAGGGATGGCAGGAGTAGAAATGAGCTTTTATCAACTTCCGGCTCCCATTGCAGCATTTGCAGGGATAATATCTGCTTTTATTTTATTTAAAGGAAGTATAGAGGAGAAATTCAAAGACTTTATAAAAGGCTGCGGCCATGAAGATATTATGGTAATGTGTATAATCTATCTTCTTGCAGGGGCTTTCGGAGGAGTGTCAAATGCTATGGGTGGGGTAGATTCGGTGGTAAACATGGGTCTGACATTTATCCCGGTGCACTATATTCCTGCAGGACTCTTTGTTATAGGGGCATTTATATCTACCTCAACGGGAACTTCTGTTGGTTCTATAGTTGCCATAGCACCAGTTGCTGTGGGCTTAGCTGAGTCTTCTGGGATTTCTATGGCATTGACTCTGGCTGCTGTAATGGGAGGATCAATGTTTGGAGACAATTTGTCAGTTATATCAGACACCACAATAGCTGCTACACGAACTCAAGGTGTAGAGATGAGGGATAAATTTAGAGCGAATATATCTCTTGCTCTTCCTGCTGCCATAATAACTATAATAATGTTAGTTGTTTTGGGAAGACCTGAGGGTATGATAGATATGGCTGCAACTTATAACTATGATGTAGTAAAGGTAATTCCGTATCTTGTGGTTTTAGTTCTGGCAATTGCAGGAGTAAATGTTTTTGCAGTACTTACAGGTGGAATTCTTCTTTCAGGTCTAATAGGACTGTTTAAAGGTGACTTTACCCTTCTTAGTTTTTCCAATGAAATTTATAATGGATTTTCAGGAATGCAGGAAATATTTTTATTATCTCTTCTTACAGGTGGATTAGCTCAAATGGTAACCAAAGCAGGTGGGATACAGTGGCTTTTAGAATCTGTTCAGAAGAAAATTACAGGCAGAAGAAGTGCTCAGTTTGGAGTGGCAGCCTTAGTCGCTATGACAGATGCTGCTGTTGCCAATAACACAGTGGCTATAATCATAAACGGTCCTCTGGCCAAGGAGGTTTCTGAAAAATACTGTGTAGAAGGCAAGAGGAGTGCTGCACTTCTTGATATATTTTCCTGTATTGTGCAGGGAGTCATACCTTATGGAGCTCAGATGCTCATACTTCTTAGCTTTTCAAAGGGAACTGTAACACCTTTTGAAGTAATACCTCTTCTTTGGTATCAACATATTTTGGCTGTTTTTGCTTTTATCTATATATTGAGAGATAAGGAAGTAAAGAGTGAGTTAAATGAAAATCTAGCTTAA
- a CDS encoding MetQ/NlpA family ABC transporter substrate-binding protein: MKKIISLVAVSILFIVGLTSCGEKKVEEKSQEIKVGATPVPHSEILEIAKEELAEKGYSLEVVEFTDYVTPNLALSDGEIDANFFQHIPYLEEFAKERNLDLVSAGGVHVEPMGLYSEKIKDLADLKDGSVIAIPNDPSNGARALILLQTNGLIKLDPSAGLKATEYDITENSKNFKFEALEAAQLPRVLSDVDAAVINGNYAIESGLNPVEDALLIEGAESPYVNIVAVKTGEEKSEKITALMTALKSEKVKAFIEDKYQGGVVPIF, translated from the coding sequence ATGAAAAAAATTATTAGTTTAGTTGCAGTTTCAATTTTATTTATCGTAGGATTAACTTCTTGTGGTGAGAAAAAAGTTGAAGAAAAATCACAGGAAATAAAGGTAGGAGCTACTCCTGTACCTCATTCAGAGATACTTGAGATAGCAAAAGAAGAATTGGCTGAAAAAGGTTATTCTCTTGAAGTAGTAGAATTTACAGATTATGTTACACCAAATCTCGCACTTTCAGATGGAGAAATAGATGCAAACTTCTTTCAGCATATTCCTTATTTAGAAGAATTTGCCAAAGAAAGAAATCTTGATCTTGTTTCTGCTGGTGGAGTACATGTAGAACCAATGGGTCTTTATTCAGAGAAAATTAAAGATTTAGCAGACCTTAAAGATGGATCTGTAATAGCAATACCAAATGACCCTTCAAATGGAGCTAGAGCTCTTATTCTTTTGCAAACAAATGGCCTTATCAAGTTAGACCCGAGTGCCGGATTAAAAGCAACAGAGTATGATATAACAGAAAACTCTAAAAACTTTAAGTTTGAAGCCTTAGAAGCAGCACAACTTCCTAGAGTTCTTTCAGATGTAGATGCAGCTGTTATAAACGGAAATTATGCAATAGAAAGCGGACTGAACCCTGTAGAAGATGCCCTTCTTATAGAGGGAGCAGAATCTCCATATGTGAACATAGTCGCTGTAAAAACCGGGGAAGAAAAATCTGAAAAAATAACTGCTCTTATGACAGCTTTAAAGAGTGAAAAAGTAAAGGCATTTATCGAAGATAAGTATCAAGGTGGAGTAGTGCCTATATTCTAA
- a CDS encoding methionine ABC transporter permease produces the protein MDKIIALLIPAMAETIYMVVLSTIFATIMGLPIGLLAVITDKNHIIEMPKLNKVLDGLINIFRSIPFIILMILVLPLSRFIVGTTIGSTASIVPLSIAAAPFVARIVEGAVKEVDRGLLEASISLGASRKDIISKVLIPESLPSLIHGLTITVITLVGYSAMAGAIGGGGLGDLAIRYGYQRFKLDIMIVSVASIIILVQGIQFLGDKIVYNIRKKRG, from the coding sequence ATGGATAAGATAATAGCTTTGCTGATACCTGCTATGGCAGAAACTATATACATGGTAGTACTTTCAACAATATTTGCTACCATTATGGGATTGCCTATAGGTTTACTTGCGGTAATAACAGATAAAAATCATATAATTGAAATGCCAAAATTAAACAAGGTTCTAGACGGCCTTATAAATATTTTTAGATCAATACCTTTTATTATACTGATGATATTGGTTCTTCCACTTTCTAGGTTCATAGTGGGGACCACAATAGGGTCTACAGCGAGCATAGTGCCTCTTTCCATAGCTGCAGCTCCATTTGTGGCGAGAATCGTAGAAGGGGCAGTTAAAGAGGTGGACAGAGGTCTTTTAGAAGCCTCTATATCTCTCGGAGCATCTAGAAAAGATATAATATCAAAGGTACTTATACCTGAATCCCTGCCTTCTTTGATTCATGGTCTGACAATAACAGTAATAACCCTTGTAGGATATTCTGCAATGGCCGGAGCAATAGGTGGAGGAGGTCTAGGTGACCTTGCCATAAGATACGGATATCAGCGATTCAAACTTGACATTATGATAGTCTCAGTGGCATCTATAATAATACTGGTTCAGGGGATACAATTTTTAGGTGATAAAATAGTTTATAATATAAGAAAAAAAAGAGGATAA